The following proteins come from a genomic window of Salvia hispanica cultivar TCC Black 2014 chromosome 4, UniMelb_Shisp_WGS_1.0, whole genome shotgun sequence:
- the LOC125218080 gene encoding uncharacterized protein LOC125218080 — MATAAPKFTTAKVSSAAPKLSLLRRNPPPHCQFPAALLTKPSLSCSPSRIRAIKCQATEVSPPSPLAAEDGKNWVPVVPLAALPKGERRVIIQDGETILLLWYKNDVFAIENRSPAEGAYSEGLLNAKLTQDGCIICPTTDSTFNLQTGEIKEWYPKNPVLRALTPPLRGLFIYPVKTDENNIYIDMGGSAPLDASTEIVFSGKAQPGFTSTDVNVDEVRMVVDENLEGFGFNRKNELINGKAAVIGFLVLLDFELLTGKGILKGTGFLDFIYSVSNALQ, encoded by the exons ATGGCCACCGCGGCGCCTAAATTCACCACCGCCAAAGTCTCCTCCGCCGCCCCCAAATTGTCCCTCCTCCGCCGCAATCCACCGCCTCACTGCCAATTTCCGGCGGCGCTGCTCACAAAGCCCTCTCTCTCGTGCTCCCCTAGCAGAATTAGGGCAATCAAATGCCAGGCCACCGAGGTCTCTCCGCCGTCGCCGCTCGCGGCGGAGGACGGGAAGAATTGGGTGCCCGTGGTGCCCCTGGCGGCGCTGCCGAAGGGAGAGCGGCGCGTGATTATACAGGATGGGGAGACGATTTTGCTTCTGTGGTATAAAAATGACGTCTTTGCTATCGAGAACAGGTCCCCTGCTGAAGGCGCCTATTCTGAAGGCTTGCTCAATGCTAAGCTCACTCAG GATGGATGTATAATCTGCCCGACAACAGACAGCACGTTTAATCTGCAAACCGGAGAGATCAAAGAGTGGTATCCTAAGAATCCGGTTCTTCGGGCCCTCACTCCACCTCTGAGGGGGCTCTTTATCTACCCCGTCAAAACTGATGAAAACAACATTTACATCGACATGGGTGGCAGTGCCCCGTTGGATGCATCAACGGAGATCGTTTTCAGTGGCAAGGCTCAGCCAGGATTCACATCAACAGATGTCAATGTTGACGAG GTCAGGATGGTTGTAGACGAAAATCTCGAGGGCTTTGGGTTCAATAGGAAGAACGAGCTGATCAACGGGAAAGCAGCCGTGATTGGCTTCCTAGTGCTGCTAGATTTCGAGCTTTTGACCGGTAAAGGCATACTCAAAGGAACTGGTTTCTTGGACTTCATCTACTCTGTTTCGAACGCTCTGCAGTGA
- the LOC125219228 gene encoding ethylene-responsive transcription factor ERF020-like, which translates to MSTSSDDNSPHGGGGRASEKKYRGVRRRKWGKWVSEIRVPGTPERLWLGSYTTAEAAAVAHDVAFYCLRGDSSPQNLNFYPLQLPAGAGAGMSPRSVQRAASDAGLATDARLIDSMPAQNAAISHESSWQQQQQTRSSLKNDEFFDISVEDYL; encoded by the coding sequence ATGAGCACTTCATCAGACGACAACAGCCcccacggcggcggcggccgcgCGTCCGAGAAGAAGTACAGGGGTGTCCGCCGCCGCAAGTGGGGGAAATGGGTGTCGGAGATCAGAGTCCCCGGCACCCCAGAGCGCCTGTGGCTCGGGTCCTACACCACCGCGGAGGCGGCCGCGGTGGCCCATGACGTGGCATTCTACTGCCTCAGAGGGGACTCGTCGCCGCAGAATCTCAACTTCTACCCCCTGCAGCTGCCCGCCGGGGCCGGCGCCGGAATGTCGCCCCGCTCGGTGCAGAGGGCGGCGTCGGACGCCGGATTAGCGACCGACGCGCGCCTGATCGATTCGATGCCCGCGCAAAATGCGGCGATCTCGCACGAGAGCTCGtggcagcagcagcagcagacGCGATCGTCGCTGAAAAACGAcgaatttttcgatatttcgGTCGAAGATTATCTCTAG
- the LOC125222271 gene encoding 40S ribosomal protein S5-like yields the protein MEAAAVPDVAVVVDDVQDKSRSEVMLFNRWSYDGVEVSDISVEDYITATASKRPIYMPHTAGRYQAKRFRKAQCPIVERLTNSLMMHGRNNGKKLMAVRIIKHAMEIIHLLTDQNPIQVIVDAVINSGPREDATRIGSAGVVRRQAVDISPLRRVNQAIYLLTTGARESSFRNVKTIAECLADELINAAKGSSNSYAIKKKDEIERVAKANR from the exons ATGGAGGCCGCCGCCGTTCCCGACGTAGCTGTTGTAGTAGATGATGTCCAGGATAAGAGCCGCAGCGAGGTCATGCTCTTCAACCGCTGGTCCTACGACGGAGTTGAG GTTAGTGACATTTCTGTTGAGGATTACATCACTGCAACGGCTTCGAAGCGCCCTATCTACATGCCCCACACTGCTGGTAGGTACCAAGCCAAGCGATTCAGGAAGGCTCAGTGCCCAATTGTTGAAAGGCTGACCAACTCCCTCATGATGCACGGGAGAAACAATGGCAAGAAGTTGATGGCTGTCCGCATCATCAAGCATGCTATGGAGATCATCCACCTGCTAACTGACCAGAACCCAATCCAAGTCATTGTTGATGCTGTCATCAACAG TGGACCAAGAGAAGATGCCACCAGGATTGGTTCAGCTGGTGTTGTGAGGCGTCAAGCTGTTGATATCTCACCTCTTCGCCGTGTTAACCAGGCTATATACCTCCTGACAACCGGTGCCAGAGAGAGTTCCTTCAGGAACGTCAAGACCATTGCTGAATGCCTTGCTGATGAACTCATCAACGCAGCAAAAGGGTCATCTAACAG CTATGCCATCAAGAAGAAGGATGAAATCGAGAGGGTGGCCAAGGCCAATCGTTAA
- the LOC125219699 gene encoding putative esterase/lipase HI_0193: protein MSAVPTTTCRHFEIRPAFIADNHLALTSSISHRQLNLRPSREVALNRSRRSICPKIRMATIDEMLVDRRTIVKPGDILAYDLVQGAEVRWSYILDRTAPEPPTAVLLHGILGSRKNWGTFARRLAKEFPKWQFLLVDLRCHGDSASLKNRGPHNVASAARDVLKLLGAMKLTPRVLVGHSFGGKVSLSMVDQVPKPLARPVRVWVLDSTPGKVRAGADGDDHPAELISFLRTLPKEVSSKQDVVDALLDHGFSKDVAQWVVTNLRKMKINGASTPSLSWAFDLNGISEMYQSYEDTNLWKLVEDVPRGVHINFLKAERSLHRWALEDLHRIHVAEEQAVEEGGGVEMHLLEDAGHWVHADNPDGLFRILSFSFQGF from the exons ATGTCGGCCGTTCCGACTACCACGTGCCGGCATTTCGAAATCAGACCTGCATTCATCGCAGATAATCACCTCGCTTTGACGTCGTCGATCAGTCACAGGCAGCTGAATCTCAGGCCGTCGCGCGAG GTAGCTTTGAATCGCTCAAGGAGGTCGATATGCCCGAAAATACGCATGGCAACGATAGATGAGATGCTGGTGGATAGGAGAACTATTGTGAAGCCTGGTGACATTTTG GCATATGATCTTGTGCAAGGAGCAGAA GTGAGGTGGAGTTACATCTTGGACAGAACAGCACCTGAGCCTCCAACTGCTGTTCTTTTGCATGGAATTCTGGGTAGCAGAAAAAATTGGG GAACGTTTGCTAGGAGATTGGCAAAAGAATTTCCTAAATGGCAG TTTCTGCTTGTCGACTTGCGTTGTCACGGTGATTCAGCATCTCTAAAGAACAGAGGACCTCATAATGTTGCTTCAGCTGCTCGTGATGTTTTAAAGCTA CTTGGTGCGATGAAGCTCACTCCTCGAGTACTCGTTGGCCACAGCTTTGGGGGTAAAG TGTCCTTGAGCATGGTAGATCAGGTTCCTAAACCTCTAGCTCGCCCTGTTAGA GTCTGGGTATTAGATTCGACACCTGGAAAAGTTCGTGCTGGTGCAGATGGAGATGACCATCCCGCTGAACTTATTTCTTTCCTGCGTACCTTGCCAAAAGAG GTCTCTTCCAAACAGGATGTTGTGGATGCTCTTCTTGATCACGGGTTCTCAAAAGATGTGGCACAG TGGGTGGTCACTAATCttcgaaaaatgaaaattaatggaGCGTCAACACCAAGCTTGTCATGGGCGTTTGATCTCAATGGTATTTCAGAGATGTATCAATCATACGAAGACACAAATCTTTG GAAGCTCGTGGAAGATGTTCCTCGTGGCGTACACATAAATTTCCTGAAAGCAGAAAGAAGTTTGCACAGATGGGCTCTTGAAGACCTTCACAGGATCCATGTTGCTGAGGAACAAGCTGTCGAAGAGGGAGGTGGAGTTGAAATGCACCTCCTTGAAGATGCCGGCCACTGG GTGCATGCAGACAACCCAGATGGGCTCTTCAGAATTCTTTCGTTCTCGTTCCAAGGATTTTAA
- the LOC125219227 gene encoding 11-beta-hydroxysteroid dehydrogenase B-like: MELLNRALNLVVPPASLMMMAFAWPTLYFISCCEWIYTTYFNRQTVENKVVVITGASSGIGEQIAYEYAKRGANLVLVARRDHRLRAISDNARRFGAPHVLTIAADVVKEDECRRFINETINCFGRVDHLVNTVTLGHTFYFEEATDSNLFPIIMDINFWGNVYPTYVALPYLRESNGRIVVNTSVENWLPLPRMSLYSAAKSALMNFYETLRFELKDEVGITVATHGWIGTEMRRGKFVMEEGAEMQWKEEREANVRGGPVEEFAKHIVSGACRGDPYVKYPSWYDVFFLYRVFAPKVLHWTFRFLLTDGGAARTTSFIGTGRPLLEPSSPQRIGSPLLEAASPRRFLGSPEGASKASNGRRMSTFSE, encoded by the exons atggAGTTGTTGAATAGAGCTTTGAATCTGGTGGTGCCGCCGGCAAGTTTGATGATGATGGCATTTGCGTGGCCAACTCTCTACTTCATCAGCTGCTGCGAGTGGATTTACACCACCTATTTCAACCGCCAGACCGTCGAAAATAAGGTCGTCGTCATCACCGGCGCTTCCTCCGGGATCGGAGAG CAAATCGCGTACGAGTATGCGAAGAGAGGCGCAAATCTTGTGCTAGTCGCACGAAGAGACCACAGGCTACGAGCAATAAGCGACAATGCCAGAAGATTCGGAGCACCACATGTCTTGACAATAGCGGCTGACGTTGTGAAGGAAGACGAATGTCGGAGATTCATCAACGAGACCATCAACTGCTTCGGACGAG TGGATCATCTAGTGAATACAGTCACATTAGGGCATACTTTCTATTTCGAGGAAGCCACGGATTCGAATCTGTTTCCCATTATAATG GATATAAATTTTTGGGGCAATGTGTATCCGACGTATGTGGCACTGCCGTATTTGCGTGAGAGTAACGGCCGTATAGTAGTGAACACCTCGGTCGAGAACTGGCTGCCTTTGCCTAGGATGAGCTTGTATTCT GCTGCGAAATCGGCCCTCATGAACTTCTACGAGACACTGAGGTTCGAGCTGAAGGACGAGGTGGGGATAACCGTCGCCACACACGGGTGGATCGGGACAGAGATGAGGAGGGGCAAGTTCGTGATGGAGGAAGGTGCCGAGATGCAGTGGAAGGAAGAACGAGAA GCCAATGTACGAGGCGGTCCGGTGGAGGAGTTCGCGAAGCACATCGTCTCGGGAGCGTGCAGAGGGGACCCGTACGTGAAGTATCCGAGCTGGTACGACGTATTCTTCCTCTACAGAGTCTTTGCGCCCAAAGTCCTGCACTGGACCTTCCGGTTCCTCTTGACCGACGGTGGGGCCGCCCGGACGACCTCCTTCATAGGCACCGGACGGCCCCTTCTAGAGCCGTCCTCTCCCCAGAGGATCGGGAGTCCTCTCCTCGAGGCCGCCTCCCCAAGGAGATTTCTTGGAAGCCCCGAGGGGGCTTCCAAGGCATCAAACGGTCGGAGAATGTCGACATTCTCCGAATGA